One window from the genome of Moorena sp. SIOASIH encodes:
- a CDS encoding phycobilisome rod-core linker polypeptide translates to MTIPLLEYPPSTQNQRVAGYEVPGDEQPKLYTTANLLSPSEMDELIRAAYGQIFHEQQILTSNRQTFLESQLRFGQITVREFIRGLATSEPFWQRNYQTNNNYRFVQMCVQRILGRDIYSEREKLAWSIVLASNGLKNFIDALVDSDEYLENFGDDTVPYQRRRIIPQRTQGDLPFARMPRYAEDYRSQLQQLGYFKHQPIDIFKTYYPPASVRFVAGVLTKAGAVVLLGGTIAIALAAWGIISL, encoded by the coding sequence ATGACAATTCCTTTGTTAGAGTATCCCCCCTCAACCCAAAATCAGCGCGTCGCTGGATATGAGGTGCCCGGAGATGAGCAGCCTAAACTATACACTACAGCTAATCTGCTCTCTCCATCGGAAATGGATGAGTTGATTAGGGCAGCCTATGGTCAGATTTTTCATGAACAACAGATTCTGACAAGCAACCGCCAAACCTTTTTAGAATCACAGCTGAGGTTTGGTCAAATCACGGTGCGCGAGTTCATTCGTGGTCTAGCAACATCTGAACCTTTTTGGCAGCGCAATTATCAGACCAACAACAACTACCGTTTTGTCCAGATGTGTGTACAACGCATCTTGGGGCGTGATATCTACAGCGAGCGGGAGAAGTTAGCTTGGTCAATAGTGCTGGCTAGTAATGGCTTAAAAAACTTTATTGATGCTCTGGTCGATAGCGACGAGTACCTGGAAAACTTTGGTGATGACACCGTGCCTTATCAGCGGCGGCGGATCATACCGCAGCGTACTCAAGGCGATCTACCCTTTGCCCGGATGCCTCGTTATGCGGAAGACTACCGCAGCCAACTGCAACAGCTGGGTTACTTTAAACACCAACCAATTGATATTTTCAAAACCTATTATCCTCCTGCCTCAGTGCGCTTTGTAGCAGGAGTACTCACTAAGGCAGGAGCTGTAGTCTTACTTGGGGGAACAATTGCGATCGCCTTAGCCGCCTGGGGTATTATCAGTCTGTAG
- a CDS encoding 15,16-dihydrobiliverdin:ferredoxin oxidoreductase, with amino-acid sequence MYQPFLDYLEKELFKRFDLSSQPIPPGLERQVSDRAKHRAIIQSWCYQCPELRKIRYTYMDVGPVSQVFNSVMYPSHCYDLPLLGIDFLSFGKKKILVVLDFQPLFRDEAYQEKYIEPMRVIRDRYQDLAQNLEMKFYDANQYFSKYLLFAKIDSLETVQTEVFEAYKDYLALYWQMVEQAEPLTEPEDIERIVKAQKDYDQYSADRDPAHGLFSSYFGSEWAEQFLYEFLFENAMPLAVSQSQT; translated from the coding sequence ATGTATCAGCCTTTCCTGGACTATCTGGAAAAAGAGCTATTCAAGCGGTTTGATTTAAGCAGTCAACCGATTCCCCCAGGCTTAGAACGCCAGGTAAGCGATCGCGCTAAACATCGGGCAATTATTCAAAGCTGGTGTTACCAATGCCCGGAATTGCGGAAAATTCGCTATACCTACATGGATGTTGGACCAGTCTCCCAAGTGTTTAACAGTGTGATGTATCCTAGCCACTGTTACGATCTGCCTTTACTAGGGATTGACTTCTTATCCTTTGGCAAAAAGAAGATCCTGGTGGTTCTAGACTTTCAGCCATTGTTCAGGGATGAAGCGTATCAGGAAAAATACATTGAACCGATGCGAGTCATTCGCGATCGCTATCAGGACTTGGCACAAAACTTAGAAATGAAGTTTTACGATGCCAACCAGTACTTCTCTAAGTATCTACTGTTTGCCAAAATCGATTCCCTAGAGACAGTGCAAACAGAAGTCTTTGAGGCTTACAAAGACTACTTGGCATTATATTGGCAAATGGTGGAGCAAGCTGAGCCTCTAACTGAGCCAGAAGATATTGAGCGCATTGTAAAGGCGCAGAAAGACTATGACCAGTATAGTGCCGACAGAGACCCAGCCCATGGTCTGTTCAGCAGCTACTTTGGTTCCGAGTGGGCAGAGCAGTTCTTATATGAGTTCTTATTTGAAAATGCCATGCCTTTAGCCGTTAGTCAAAGCCAAACATGA
- a CDS encoding phycoerythrobilin:ferredoxin oxidoreductase: MTLYQPFLDYAIAYLKERLDLQPYPIPPGFESKFATVGKGKKQQDVLTTSYAFAAPKIRQIRAAHVQGGTALQVLNFVIFPQLNYDLPFFGADLVTLPGGHLIALDMQPLFRDDPAYQARYTEPILPIFKAHQQHLPWGGDFPEEATPFFSPAFLWTRPKETEVVENRVFAAFKDYLTAYLDFVDQAELITDSKHLEAIKEAQLRYLGYRAEKDPARGMFQRFYGSEWTEEYIHGFLFDLERKLAQAS, encoded by the coding sequence ATGACTCTCTATCAGCCGTTTCTAGACTACGCGATCGCATATCTAAAAGAGCGCCTTGATCTACAGCCTTATCCCATTCCCCCTGGGTTTGAAAGCAAATTCGCAACAGTGGGGAAAGGGAAAAAGCAGCAAGATGTCCTGACCACCAGTTATGCCTTTGCTGCACCCAAAATCAGACAAATTCGAGCTGCTCATGTCCAGGGGGGAACAGCATTACAGGTACTCAATTTTGTGATCTTCCCCCAGCTCAACTATGACCTGCCCTTCTTCGGTGCTGACTTAGTGACCTTACCTGGTGGACATCTGATTGCCTTGGATATGCAGCCCCTGTTCCGGGATGATCCAGCCTATCAAGCTCGTTACACTGAACCTATCCTACCGATTTTCAAGGCCCATCAACAGCATTTGCCTTGGGGAGGAGACTTTCCTGAGGAAGCCACACCGTTCTTTTCCCCAGCTTTCCTGTGGACACGCCCTAAGGAAACGGAAGTAGTGGAAAATCGGGTGTTTGCTGCCTTCAAGGACTATCTGACAGCTTACTTGGATTTTGTGGATCAGGCAGAACTAATTACCGATTCCAAGCATCTCGAAGCCATCAAGGAAGCTCAACTGCGTTATCTGGGTTATCGTGCTGAGAAAGACCCAGCTCGTGGTATGTTTCAGAGATTTTATGGCAGTGAATGGACTGAGGAGTACATCCATGGTTTCTTGTTTGACCTAGAGCGAAAGCTCGCACAGGCAAGTTAA